The DNA region CCATGCGGTGTCGCGCGGGCCGCTGCCGCCGAAGTTCGAGCCCAGGACCAGCGCGAAGACCAGGCCGCCCGCAGCGCCGATTGCCGCGCCGCGCAGCGCAACCGTGCCTTGACCCCTGCGCCGGCGCTGCGACCATTGCCACAGGAACATGTCGCGCTGTCGCTGGTTCACCGGCCATTCTCCGTCGTCTGGTCCGCACAGTAACGGGTTCGTGCCAAGGTTCCGGACATCGCGCTGAATGGGTCCAGTTCAACGCGGAGACGCAGAGGGCGCAGAGGAGCGCAGAGAACAGCAGAGAACAACTGATTGATTTCTCCGCGCTGCTCGGTGCCTTCCGCGTCTCCGCGTTGAACGGTTCCGGCAGACGCGAAGATGCGGAGAACGCAGAGCACAGCGAGAGAGCTCTTGCTTCTCTCCGCGTCCTCCGCGTCTCCGCGTTGAAAGGGGTCTTTCCAGCGCCGGATCAGGGCAGCTTGAGCGAGTTCAGCACGTCGATGGCGGCCTTGGTGCCGGCGGCGTCGCTGGCGTCGACGTTGTACCAGAGCTCGCCGATCGCGCCATCGGCCAGCTTGAACCAGCCGGCGCCGAAGTCGCGCACCACGTCGTCCTCGTCCTTGCCCTTGGCCGGCAGCAGGATCGCGTCCATGCCATTGATCTTGGTCTCGCGCGATTCGCCCATCTCGATTTCGCTGAAGTTCTCTTCGAGGTAGGCGATGTGATCCTTGACCGCCTGGTCGATGTTGGCGCCCGGCACGACGCGGAAGGACAGCTCCAGGCCATTCGGGCCTTCCACTTCGAAGTAATCCTCGGCGCCTTCCTCGCCCTGCGGTATGAGGGTCCAGGCCGACGGTACCGTGACCGTGAACTGTGCATCGGCCTGGGTCGGGTAGTACACCTGGGTCAGGCCGGCCGCGTGCAGCGGCGACATGGCCAGCGCGGCGATCAGCAACAGCAGCATCAGGATGGACGAGCGGCGGATCATGGCTTTCATCGGAACCTCGCTATGGGCAGGGGCGCACGGCAATCGGGCGCCTATGCGCCCTCCTGCTGCCCCCCCCTCCTCGCCGCAAAATTCATCGGAAATTTCTTCAACATAATTACGGAACACCACACTAGCGCAAGCGGGCGGCTGCGACTGTCACGTTGTGCGAGTCGATGGGTTAGTTTTGCCTCCCCTGCATTTCGGTACGCACTCGATGACCCCTCCAGCCGCTTATCCCATCGGAACTCCCGGCCAGCCCTGGCGCGACGCCGAGAAGGCCACGTGGCTGGCGCGCCAGCGTCGGTTGCGCTCCTATTTCGACGATGTCGTGCGCGTGGTCGAGCGCCTGCGCACAGTCGCCGAGGTGAGCGAGTACGGACGCATCGAATACGGCGAAGACGCCTACCCGCTGTACGCCATCCGCAGCCGTCACTTGCGCGATGAGCTGAAGTGTGCCCTGGTGACCGGCGGCGTGCATGGCTACGAGACCAGCGGCGTGCATGGCGCACTCGAGTTCGCGGCGCGGCATCTGAATGACTCGGCGGGTCGTATCAACGTCCTGGTGGCGCCCTGCGTCAGCCCCTGGGCCTACGAGCGCATCCACCGCTGGAACGCGCAGGCGGTCGATCCGAACCGCTCTTTCCGCGAGCCGAGTCCGGCGGCCGAGTCCGCTGCGCTGTTGCAGTTGATCGCGCCCTTGCGTGGACGCTTCCTGCTGCACATCGATCTGCACGAAACCACAGACACCGACGAAACCGAATTCCGCCCTGCGCTCGCCGCGCGCGACGGCAAGACCTTCGAGCCGGACCAGATTCCGGATGGCTTCTACCTGGTCGACGACAGCGCCAATCCGCAGCCAGCCTTCCAGAGCGCGATCATCGCCGCGGTGGCGCAGGTCACGCATATCGCGCCGGCGGATGCGCAGGGGCACATCATCGGCTCACCGGTGGTCGCACCTGGGGTCATCGAATACGCGTTCAAGGTGCTCGGCCTGTGCGCGGGCATCAGCGACGCGCGCTACACCACCACCACGGAGGTCTACCCCGACAGCCCGCGCGCCACGCCGGCACAATGCATCGCGGCGCAGGTTGCGGCGGTGCGTGCAGCCATCGACTTCGCGCTCGCGCATTCGTGACACCTCGTTGCCGCGCCTGCCCATGCTCTGGCCGGATACGGGCGAAAGCGCATAGCATCGGGACACCGTGGTGCAAAGGCAGTGGCCCGACACGTGATCGCCTGGCTGACAGACTTGCTGCGCAGGATCGGATCGCGGGTCGGCTTCGGCCGCGCGCAGACCGATTCGGATGAGTTCGATCCAGAACTGCGCGAAGTGTTCTTCGCCGAACTGGCCGATGTCCAACAGACCCTGGACAGCGCCTTCGCCCTCTGGCGCGTCAATGTCGCCGACGAGGCCGCGCTGAAGAACCTGCGCCGCGGTTTCCACACGATCAAGGGATCGGCACAGCTGGTCGGCGCCACTGCGCTTGGCGACTTCTGCCGTCACATGGAGCAGCTGGCGATCCGCCTGATGGAACAGAAGATCAAGGTCACACCGGCCATGATCGGTACTGTGGAGCAAGCGATCTCGGTGCTGCCGATGTTCGCCCGAACCATCCGCGAAGGTCGTCCGGCGCCGGTGCAGGCGCAAGCGATTTCCAATCGGGCACAGCGGCTGCTGGGCTGATCGTTGTCAGGGCGCGATGGCGCCGAGCGCTTGCAACCTGCGCATGGCCACATCCACATCTCGTGGATGGCTGTCCAGTCTCGTCAGCACTTCGCGGTAACGCACGATCGCGCCTTCGCGGTCTCCGAGAGCTTCGGCCACCACGCCCAACGCCCGCCGCGCGGCGCTGTGCCCAGGGTCCACCGCAAGACAGTTCTCGAACCACTCGCGGGCTTCCGCGCTGCGCCCGAGGTCATGCAGACAGTGGCCCACGTCCTTGAGGTAGGCAGCGCGTACCGGATTCAGCCGCGCCGCCTGGATGAACAAGGGCAGCGCCTGCGCATAACGCTGGTTGCGCGCATGCTCGACGGCAGCGGCATAGGCCTGCGCAGCGGCAGCGTCGCCGGGAGCCGGGGCGGGCGCTGCCGCTGTTGGCGGAGGGGACGGTTCTGGCGGCGCCAGCGCCGCCAGCTGCTGGCGCGCCGCGGCCTCGATTTCGGCGCTCGACCGCGGCATCCGGACGGCAAGGATCCGGGTCAGTTGCTCGCGCGCGGCGGCGATCTGGCCCTGTTTCTGCAGGGCCTGTGCCAGGCCCAGGCACAACTCGGCATCGTCACCGGCGGCAGCCAGCCTGGCCAGTTCCGCCTGGGCGCGGCTCCACCGCTGTCCTTTCAGCAGCGCAAAAGCGCGACGCCGCAGCAGGCGTGCATCGTCGGGATGCTTGATCAGCGCCATGTCCAGGGTTCCGAGCGCCTCGTCGATTCGGCCCGCCTGGACCAGCAGGAGCGCGCGCAGGTCCGCCCATTCCGGGTCGTGCGGCGCCTGGCGGCGTTGTTCGTCCACTTCCTGCAGCGCGTCGTCGACGGCGCCTGCCTGGGCCAGTGCGACAACCAGTTCCCGCCGGGCGCCGCGGTGTCCGGGGTCGGCAGCAAGCACCTGGCGCAAGCATTGCGCCGCGTTGCCGAAGTGGCCGCGGCCAGCATGTTCCGCGGCTTGCTGCAGCAACGCCGGTACGTCCGCGGCGCGTGCTGCGGGGCGCGCGGTCATGGGCGCGGCTGTCTGGGCCAGGACGCCGGGCGCCGCCGGTGGCGCCGCGGGTATGCGCCAGGGAGCCAGCGCGCGGCCCGTCAGGGCGGTGTACAGCGAGGCCATGCCGACCTGCGGACCATCGCGCAGACGCGCGCCGACCTGCGCGAACGGGTTGATCCGACGGCCCTGCGCATCGACCACACGCGCCGCGATGACTACTTCGGGATGCGCCGGGTTCATTTCCCAGCGGGCGGGTAGGGCACGACACAGGACCTCGCCGAGGTAAGCGCCGAAATTGACCAGCACCGGGAGCTTCGCTGGCGGGGGCTGCCAATCCTGCTGGCCCGGGGCCGCGCCGACCTCGCCCCACAGTTCATTGATCAGGGCATCCATCTTCGGCAGGCTCGCAGGCGAGAAATCCAGCGCCTCCGGGAAAGCGCCGAGCAATGGCCCGCGGCGTTCGTGCTCGGCAAATGCCCGCGCATGTCGCGCAGCGGCACTGTCGTCGGCAGATGTGATGGGCTTGCCGCAACGCATGCAGTAGGTCGCTTGCGGCCGATTGGCGGCGCCGCACACAGGGCACTGGACCACCATCATGGCCTGGCTCCGGGATGGACCATGGCGCGATGCTGCGCCTGGCGAGGCCAGGCGACAAGCTGCCTCGCGCCCCCAGGATCCCGTGCAGGCTGTGCGCGCGGATCAATCGGCAGGCACTACGAACACCTCTCGCCCCTGGGTCTCGATCAGCCGCAGGCGCAGGTCGCGCGCACCAGCCAGGCCGTAGCTCGGTTGCGACAGCAGGCGCACCGAGGCACTGTGCGGAGTGGCCAGGCAGAAGGCCGCAAAGCCCGAGACGCCGCCGAAGGGATGCGGCGCGTGGTAGCCGCCAACCACCGCGCCGCCGTCGAATCCGCCGCCGGGGCGGTCGAGGTAGTGGGTGGACAGCCCGAAAAAGAACTGGCCCTCCGCCGCGCCACCGACGGTGCCTGAAAGCGCTCCGACGGTGACTTCGTAGAATCCGGGCGCAACGTCCGCCGAGCCGACGAAGGGCGTGTCCAGGGAAATCGTCGGCGTGGCCTCGAACACGGTGTCGCTGCTGGTGGCTGTGCGCCGCGCAATGCGCACGCGCACCGGAAGGCTGCCACTGCTGCTGCTCGCCGGGCTGCCGGCCAGGCGCACCTCCACGCGCTGCGGCTCATTGCGCTCGTTACGGATGTTGAAGCCGGCGAAGCCCACCTGGCCGCTGTCGATCAGCCCGCCGAAGTTGAGGCCGCCGGCCAGCGTGCGTGTGCCGGGTTCGTCGAGCAGGACTTCCATGCCAAAGGTGCCCGAGGTCAGTCCTGCGCCCGGGCCGTCGCCGGCCTGGGTGACGAAAAAGCCGTGCGGGCAGCTGCTGTTCGCGGGGATTGGGGCTGGCAGCGCGAGTTGGGAAACGGACGGTTCGTCCAGCGGCCCGGTGTAGTAGCCCGGACCGCGCTCGCGCAGGTCTACCGCGTAGACGTCGCCCAATGACCGTTGCCCGGCCGAGATGAAGGCCACGGTCAAGCCGTCGCCGGACAGCACCGGGCTCGTGCCGTTGCCATTGGAGCGCAGGCGTTGCAGCTCGCCATTCGCCATCCACTTGACGAACACATCGACGTAGCCGCCGCGGTCGATCGGCACGAGGTTGTTCGCGCCGGACTCGAAGGCGACAAACTGGCCGTCGTCGGAGATCGACGGCCGGTAGCTGCCGCCATTCGCCTGGCGGCCGTGGATCGAGGTCGACACGCGTTCGAGGCGCACCAGCCGGCCATCGGCGACCTCGAAGCGAAACACGTCGCTGGCGTCGTTGGTGTCGTCTTCCACCAGGTTGCTCGCGACCGAGGCGAACACGCCGAAGCGCCCGTCGGGGGTGATCCGCACGTCGTAGGTGTCGCCATTGCCAAGTTCGCCGGTGACCAGGTTGCGGCTCAGGTACAGGCGCGCGGGGCGCTCGCCGCCGCGCAGCAGGACCGCCTGGCGAAAGAACCCCGGGTTGCCGTTGGCGCCGGCATCGGCCAGGTTCGTCGCGCTCGTGAAAAACGCCACCGCGAGTCCGTCGTCGCTGGCCCATGGCCCGTAGCTGCCACCGTTGGCCGGCTCGCCGCCGGGTCCGGTACTGAGCAGCGTGACGGTGCCGTTGGCGAGGTCCTTGGCGTAGATGTCGGACACTGGACCGTTGCCGTCCGCCTGCAGCAGCAGGTTGCTGGCTTGCGACGCGAACACCACGCGTGCCCCGAGGCCCGGCACCTGCGGCGCGCCAGACGTCCCGTTGCCGAGCGCGCCGGCCGCGCTGCTGCTGACGACGCGTGCGGCGCCGTTGGCGACGGCGTACACCTGGCCCGCTGAGCCGGTGAAGGCGACGACCGCGCCGTCGCTGGAGACCGCAGGCTCGCTGTAGGCCTCCGTGGTCGCGCCGGAGAGGCTGGCCGCGGCATCGCTGACCCGGGACATCGCGCCGGACAGCGGATCGCGCACGAACACGTCGTTCAGCGTGTCGTTGTCGCCCTCCACCAGGTTGGACGCGTACGATGAGAACACGATCCGCGCGCGCGTGCGCGACACCGCGATCTCGGTGCTGATGGCATTGGCGCCGCCAGCAGCGCGGCTCTGAAGGGAGGCCAGCGGCGATTCGCGCAAGGCTTGGACGCCCGCGATCAGCGTGGGGCCATCCGCCACCATCACGGTGTTCGGACCGGGAATCGCACGCCAGGCCGTGCCATCCCAGAATGCCAAGCCGTTGACGGGCTGACCGTCCGCTGCGAGGAAGCCGCCGTTGACGTACAGGCCATCGTCGAGCAGGACCATCGACCCCACCCCCCCGTTGGGGTGTCGCCTCGAGCCATCCGCCAGGTAGGACCAGGCACTCCCATCCCAACGGGCGATGTATGCGGCCGACGACGTGCCGAACAGCAGGTTGTAGCGGCCGCCGGCGTACAGGTGTCCGCCATCGCTGACGAGCGCGTTGATGGTGATGTCGCCCGGCTGCGCGCTGACCAGGCCCGCGCCCAGCGCCGTCCAGGTGTCGTCACGCCAGCGCGCGACGCCGACCGCGGGGCCGCCGCCGGCCTGCGTGAAAGCCCCGGCCACATGGATATCGCCCTGGTGCACCACGATCGCGGACACCCCGACATTGACCCCATCGCCGGCGGCGCCGCCCAGCGGCGCCCAGCGGTTGCCGTTCCAGCGCGCCACATTGGATGCGGCCACGCCACCGGCACTGGTGAAGTAGCCGCCCACGTACAGCTCGCCGGCGTGCTCGATCATCGCGTAGACCCAGCCGTTGGGGCCGTCCCCCAGCGCGGACCATTCGCGGCCATCCCAGCACGCGACATTGCGAGCCGGCCGCCCGCCGGCGGTCTCGAAGCGACCGCCGGCGCAAAGCTGGCCCGCGTAATTTGCCAGTTCGTAGACGCTGGCCAACTCATCGCCCACGCCGGGGCCGAATTGGTTGGGGTCCCAGAACGCGCCATTCCAGACCGAGATGTTGTTCGCCGGCAAACCTCCGCTGGCGCTGAATGCGCCGGCGACGATCAGCCTGTCCCCATCCAGGAGCAGCGCGTTGACGGACCCGTCGATGCCGGGTGGGACGTCGGTCCCGAGTGGCGACCAGCCGACACCATTGAAGACGGCTGCGCGCGGCGCCGCGACGTCGCCGGCGTAGCTGAACGAGCCGCCCACGTAGACCAGGTTGCCAGCGACCGCCAGTGAATTGGCCTGGCGATCAAGGCCATCAGCGAGCGCTGACCAGATGCCGTTGCGATATCGGGCGATGTTGGGCGCCGCCGTGGCGCCCGCGGAGTAGAAACTGCCGACCAGGTACAGGTCGTCGCCGACCACGGCCAGCGCCATGGCCCTCGGCGTGTCGCCGACTGAGGTCAGGGAGGCAAGCGTGGACCAGATATTTCCGTCCCAGCGGGCGACACTGCTCCCGCCGCGGATCAGATCGCTGCCGAGGAAAGCCAGCGAGTAGACATATTCGTCGGTGCCCTCGCCGAGGGAGTGCCAGGCGCTGCCGTCCCAGCGGGCAACGCCCCTGGCCGGCCGCCCCCCGATCTCGGTGAAGCTGCCGCCTGCGTACACCTCGCCAGCGCGCGCGGCCAGCGCATTCACCGAACCGTTGGCGCGAGTGCCCAGCGCCCGCCAGGCCTGGCCATCCCATTGCATGACCGGGGCCAAATCGCCGCCCACATACAGCGAGTTGCCCGACACGGCCAGCGCGCGCACGCGGAAATCGACGCCGGCGCCCAAGGCATGCCAGGCACTGCCGTCCCAGCGCGCGATGTTCTTCACCGGCACTCCGCCAGCGTAGGTGAACAGGCCCCCCACGTAGAGATCCGTGCCCGCCACAGCCAGGGCTTTGACCTCGGAGACATTGAATCCCACCGATGAGGACAGTCCGATCCCGTCTCCCATCCTGGCGAAGCGACGCGTGCGCGGGTCGTAGGCGACCATCGTTGCCGACCGCACGTCATCGCACTGGGTGAAGTTGCCGCCGAGGTAAACGATGCCTGACGGCATCACAGCGATTGCATCCGGATCCGCGTTACAGCCCCGCGAGAGGCCAAAGACCTTGTCGGTGGCGGACGGCGCATCCCGGGGGACGAACATGGGGGTGCCGTCCGCAGCGGTCTGCATTCGCAGGCCGCCCGGATCCAGGGTGCCGGAATAGCCGGCCGGCAACTGCAGCCTGCCCTGCGCATCCAGGTAACTGGCCAGCGCGGGCGGGGCGCCTGGATGGGTGCTCCCGGCGGCCAGGGCCGGCGTCAGGGCGGGGCCAGCCAGCAGAAATGCGCTCAGCAGGGCATTGGCCGCGACTGCGCGCAGGCTGCGTCGGATCGACCTCATCGGATTACCTCGCGGTCCAGTTGCGGCAGGAACCGTCATCGACGGGATCCATGGAGATGCAGCCGTTGAACGGACAGACGTACATGCACAATGTGCAGCCGACGAATTCCGCGTCGACTGCCTCGAACATCCGCACCAGGTCCCTTTCCTTGGTGATCGCCTGGTGCGAGGTCTCCTCGCAGGCGACGGGCAGAGCCCGCATGTGTCGCACTTGTCCAGGCGGATGCCCGCATTGACTTCAAGCTTCAGGTTCAGGGACCCCCAGCCGGCCACGTATGCGCGCCATTGCCGAAGACCGTAAAGAATAGCAAATCAAAGACCACCTTGCGCAGTTCGCGGCTCAGTGCATGCGGCGGGCTCATGCCGTCAAACCGTCCTCACGTGCGCCGCGCATGGCTGCGGTGCGTGGTTCCGAGGCCTGATGGCGGTTTGGTGACGCTCGCGGTGCCCTCTGTCGCGCCGCTTGCGTCAGGATCGGTAGCGGCAGCATTCAACTGATTGTCTTGATCACCGAGCGCGCCGTGATCGTGCACATCATCACATCGGCGAGCCGACCCTCGCGCCAAGCATTGCGCGGTCCCGGCCCCGTCTCTGTTCGCCGGCACCGTCCGCGCCATGCAGAACAATGCGTGCCCTGCGATCGCCCGCAGGGTGTCTCGCAGATGGCTCGTCGGTGATCCTTCAGGCGCTCTCGGTCTTGCGCATCGGGTTGTTCGGGTGGGTGGTCCAGTTGCGGTAGGAGCCGTCGTCGACGCGCTTCATGGTGATGCAGCCGTCGACCGGGCAGACGTGCATGCACAGATTGCAGCCCACGCATTCTTCATCGACGACTTCGAACATGCGCACGCCGTCCTTCTCCTTGGTGATCGCCTGGTGCGAGGTGTCCTCGCAGGCGATGTGGCAAAGGCCGCACTTGACGCACTTGTCCTGGTCGATGCGCGCCTTGATGTCGTAGTTCATGTTGAGGAATTGCCAGTCGGTGACGTTCGGCACGGCCTTGCCGACGAAGTCATCCAGGCGCTGGTAGCCCTTGCTGTCCATCCAGTTCTTCAGCCCGTCGATCATGTCGTCGACGATGCGGAAGCCATAGTGCATCGCCGCGGTGCACACCTGCACGGTGCCGCAGCCCAGCGCCATGAACTCCGCGGCGTCGCGCCAGGTGCCGATGCCGCCGAT from Rhodanobacteraceae bacterium includes:
- a CDS encoding Hpt domain-containing protein encodes the protein MARHVIAWLTDLLRRIGSRVGFGRAQTDSDEFDPELREVFFAELADVQQTLDSAFALWRVNVADEAALKNLRRGFHTIKGSAQLVGATALGDFCRHMEQLAIRLMEQKIKVTPAMIGTVEQAISVLPMFARTIREGRPAPVQAQAISNRAQRLLG
- a CDS encoding M14 family metallocarboxypeptidase → MTPPAAYPIGTPGQPWRDAEKATWLARQRRLRSYFDDVVRVVERLRTVAEVSEYGRIEYGEDAYPLYAIRSRHLRDELKCALVTGGVHGYETSGVHGALEFAARHLNDSAGRINVLVAPCVSPWAYERIHRWNAQAVDPNRSFREPSPAAESAALLQLIAPLRGRFLLHIDLHETTDTDETEFRPALAARDGKTFEPDQIPDGFYLVDDSANPQPAFQSAIIAAVAQVTHIAPADAQGHIIGSPVVAPGVIEYAFKVLGLCAGISDARYTTTTEVYPDSPRATPAQCIAAQVAAVRAAIDFALAHS
- a CDS encoding tetratricopeptide repeat protein, giving the protein MMVVQCPVCGAANRPQATYCMRCGKPITSADDSAAARHARAFAEHERRGPLLGAFPEALDFSPASLPKMDALINELWGEVGAAPGQQDWQPPPAKLPVLVNFGAYLGEVLCRALPARWEMNPAHPEVVIAARVVDAQGRRINPFAQVGARLRDGPQVGMASLYTALTGRALAPWRIPAAPPAAPGVLAQTAAPMTARPAARAADVPALLQQAAEHAGRGHFGNAAQCLRQVLAADPGHRGARRELVVALAQAGAVDDALQEVDEQRRQAPHDPEWADLRALLLVQAGRIDEALGTLDMALIKHPDDARLLRRRAFALLKGQRWSRAQAELARLAAAGDDAELCLGLAQALQKQGQIAAAREQLTRILAVRMPRSSAEIEAAARQQLAALAPPEPSPPPTAAAPAPAPGDAAAAQAYAAAVEHARNQRYAQALPLFIQAARLNPVRAAYLKDVGHCLHDLGRSAEAREWFENCLAVDPGHSAARRALGVVAEALGDREGAIVRYREVLTRLDSHPRDVDVAMRRLQALGAIAP